TGACACGGGCCTGAATGGTGTCGCCTTCCTGGAACATTTCGGCGGGCGACTTGATCTTCTTGTTGCTGATTTCGGAGACGTGCACCAGGCCTTCGATGCCCTCTTCCACTTCCACGAACAGGCCGAAGTCGGTGATGTTGGTCACCACGCCGTTCACGGTGCTGCCCACGGGGTAGCTGTCGGGCACGTTGGTCCAGGGGTCTTCGTGGAGCTGCTTGACGCCGAGGGTGAACTTTTCGTTCTCCTTGTCCACGGTGAGCACCTTGGCCTGCACCAGATCGCCCACCTTGAAGAGCTCTTCGGGGTGGCGGATCTTCTTGGTCCAGGAGATGTCGGAGACGTGGATGAGGCCGTCGATGCCGTCTTCGATACCAATGAAGATGCCGAATTCGGTGATGTTCTTGATGGCGCCTTCGATGACCGCCCCTTCAGGATAGCGCTCGGCCACCAGATCCCACGGATTGGGCCGCACCTGCTTCATGCCCAGGGAGATGCGCTTCTTGTCGGGGTCCACGCCCAGGATGACCACTTCCACTTCGTCGCCCTGCTTGACCATCTGGCTGGGGTGACGCAGCTTGCGGGTCCAGGACATTTCGGAGATGTGCACCAGGCCTTCCACACCGGGCTCCAGTTCCACGAACGCGCCGTAGTCCACCAGATTGGTGACCTTGCCAGCCAGGCGGGCGCCTTCGGGGTACTTTTCGGTGATGGACGTCCACGGATCCGGCTTGAGCTGCTTGAGGCCCAGGGAGACCTTTTTGGAGTCGCGGTCGAAGTTGAGGACCTTGAGCTCCAGTTCCTGGCCCAGCTTGACCAGTTCCTTGGGATGCTTCACGCGCTTCCAGCTCATGTCCGTGATGTGCAGCAGGCCGTCGAGGCCGCCCAGGTCCACGAACACACCGTATTCGGTGATGTTCTTGACCTTGCCGGCCACCACCTGGCCTTCTTCCAGCGTGGAGAGCAGCTTGCTGCGCTTGGACTCGCGTTCTTCCTCCAGGAGCACCCGGCGGGACACGATGACGTTGGAGCGGCGGCGGTTGATCTTCAGGACGCGGAATTCGAATTCCTGGCCCACCAGGGCGTCCATGTCGGGCACGGGGCGCAGATCCACGTGGGAGCCGGG
This sequence is a window from Megalodesulfovibrio gigas DSM 1382 = ATCC 19364. Protein-coding genes within it:
- a CDS encoding 30S ribosomal protein S1, which gives rise to MSNDATMTSGDAELNFESALEDYLKSDFGELEEGSIVKGEVVRVEKDHVLVDVNFKSEGQININEFKDADGNVAVKVGDQVDVYVARKDEVEGSIVLSRDKAKRMQLFDRLEDVQENNDVIKGTIQRRIKGGYTVDLGGLEAFLPGSHVDLRPVPDMDALVGQEFEFRVLKINRRRSNVIVSRRVLLEEERESKRSKLLSTLEEGQVVAGKVKNITEYGVFVDLGGLDGLLHITDMSWKRVKHPKELVKLGQELELKVLNFDRDSKKVSLGLKQLKPDPWTSITEKYPEGARLAGKVTNLVDYGAFVELEPGVEGLVHISEMSWTRKLRHPSQMVKQGDEVEVVILGVDPDKKRISLGMKQVRPNPWDLVAERYPEGAVIEGAIKNITEFGIFIGIEDGIDGLIHVSDISWTKKIRHPEELFKVGDLVQAKVLTVDKENEKFTLGVKQLHEDPWTNVPDSYPVGSTVNGVVTNITDFGLFVEVEEGIEGLVHVSEISNKKIKSPAEMFQEGDTIQARVIHVSADERRLGLSIKALKDEEERKKPKDYRSVGGEGGQSLGDILKQKLEEEAGE